One stretch of Bacillus spongiae DNA includes these proteins:
- a CDS encoding segregation/condensation protein A: MEYKVKIDAFEGPLDLLLHLINSLEIDIYDIPMAEITEQYLLYVHTMQELQLDIVSEYLVMAATLLAIKSKMLLPAHEEEDFDNEFEFMEEDPRDELVERLIEYRKYKEAAEDLKQKEEERGQIFTKPPLDLSSYADEQPKDLVAQNVTIYDMLGAFNKLLRRKKLQKPLSTRITKQEIPIERRMEEVLEKLQLKKGVTSFSELFEYQSKGHVVVTFLAILELMKRNEIIVEQSENFENIFLQPREGGKLHEPH, translated from the coding sequence ACAAAGTGAAGATTGATGCATTTGAAGGCCCTCTTGATCTTCTTCTTCATTTAATTAACTCATTAGAAATCGATATATATGATATTCCTATGGCTGAAATTACAGAACAGTATTTACTTTACGTTCATACTATGCAAGAACTACAACTCGATATCGTAAGTGAATATTTAGTAATGGCAGCAACGTTATTAGCGATTAAAAGTAAAATGCTTCTTCCAGCGCATGAAGAAGAGGACTTTGATAATGAATTTGAATTTATGGAAGAGGATCCACGGGATGAATTAGTAGAAAGATTAATTGAATATCGTAAGTATAAGGAAGCGGCAGAAGATTTGAAACAAAAAGAAGAAGAGAGAGGGCAGATATTTACAAAACCTCCTCTAGACCTATCATCCTATGCCGATGAACAGCCTAAAGATTTAGTTGCACAAAATGTTACGATCTATGACATGCTTGGAGCATTTAATAAATTATTGCGGAGGAAAAAACTACAAAAACCCCTCTCGACTAGAATAACAAAACAAGAGATTCCGATTGAAAGAAGGATGGAAGAAGTACTTGAAAAACTTCAATTGAAAAAGGGAGTAACAAGTTTTTCGGAATTATTTGAGTATCAATCAAAGGGACATGTTGTTGTTACTTTTTTAGCCATTTTAGAATTAATGAAACGAAATGAGATTATTGTCGAGCAAAGCGAGAACTTTGAAAATATTTTCTTACAACCTAGAGAAGGGGGAAAACTCCATGAACCTCATTAA
- the scpB gene encoding SMC-Scp complex subunit ScpB, translating to MNLINWTGILESLLFAAGDEGLSLKQICTVLEIEEFQGKEIITNLKSEYQSDEKRGLTLVEIADTYQLATKKDHAMYIKKLVESPNMTSLTQAALETLAIIAYKQPITRVEVEDIRGVKTERPIQTLSSKGLVKEVGRAEGTGRAILYGTTREFLDYFGLKDLEELPPLPDTIQDESLEEADLFFEKFQESLDTET from the coding sequence ATGAACCTCATTAATTGGACAGGCATATTAGAGAGTCTTCTATTTGCCGCAGGGGATGAAGGGTTATCCCTAAAACAGATTTGCACAGTATTAGAGATAGAAGAGTTTCAAGGAAAAGAAATTATTACGAATTTAAAAAGTGAATATCAATCTGATGAAAAGCGAGGGTTAACTCTCGTTGAGATTGCTGATACGTATCAACTTGCTACTAAAAAAGATCATGCGATGTATATAAAAAAACTGGTCGAATCTCCAAACATGACCTCTCTAACTCAAGCTGCATTGGAGACACTCGCCATTATTGCCTATAAGCAACCTATTACACGAGTAGAAGTAGAGGATATTCGGGGAGTCAAAACGGAACGGCCGATTCAAACACTGTCTTCTAAGGGGTTAGTAAAAGAGGTGGGAAGAGCAGAAGGAACAGGTAGAGCGATTCTTTATGGTACGACAAGAGAATTTCTAGACTACTTTGGATTGAAGGATTTAGAGGAACTTCCACCACTACCTGACACTATTCAAGATGAATCGTTGGAAGAGGCAGACCTTTTCTTTGAAAAATTTCAAGAATCACTAGATACGGAAACATAA
- a CDS encoding YpuI family protein gives MGNLMVKTQVEEVKVFLDSSVKTLECYLNDITISSLLSEKEGDKAYYKGIISNLRRLLVYCEEGLDACVIVAQNTSFNKAAAEKTLYKIYHQCIDEFFAPKYDLWYEDSRAAYTGKNAISFREEVPRSIQLLIAQLEEKFQHIREELEYYETDYRTKMMQSKG, from the coding sequence GTGGGTAATTTAATGGTCAAAACTCAAGTAGAAGAAGTGAAAGTATTTCTAGACAGTAGTGTTAAAACGTTGGAATGTTATTTAAATGATATTACCATTTCTTCATTGTTAAGTGAAAAAGAAGGGGATAAAGCTTATTATAAAGGGATTATTTCTAATCTTCGCAGACTATTGGTGTATTGTGAGGAAGGGTTAGATGCATGTGTCATTGTCGCTCAGAACACATCGTTTAATAAAGCAGCAGCTGAAAAAACGCTTTATAAAATTTATCATCAATGTATTGATGAGTTTTTTGCTCCGAAATATGACCTTTGGTATGAAGATAGTCGTGCCGCGTACACAGGAAAAAATGCGATTTCATTCCGGGAAGAGGTTCCAAGAAGCATACAGTTGCTCATCGCGCAGCTTGAAGAAAAATTTCAACATATTCGAGAAGAATTAGAGTACTATGAAACGGATTATCGCACTAAAATGATGCAATCAAAAGGTTAA